The nucleotide sequence CACCTACGCCGCCGCCGAGCGCGATCTCGCCGAGGCCGCCGAAGAGCGCCTCCCCGCCGGACCGGACACCCCGCTGCGGGCCCAGGTCCTCGCCGCGACCCTGCTCGCCGCCTTCCGCGTCGTCGGGCAGACGGCTCTCGAACGCCGTGAGCGCGATGTCGTGGACCTGCTCCGGCAGGCCATCGGCATCACCCGCGAGGGCTTCCGCTGACCGTTTTCACCCGGCCGGGAGACGGCCAGGGGGACGCCGGGCCAAGCGTGGCCGGATCTGAGCGGCCCTCGATAGACGCTGGCTATCGAGATGATCAGAATCATATCTTGGCCCTTTCGACCCGCCGGGTTCTACCGTCGTGTCCATGGCATTGACAACGCGGCCGGAGCAGCGTCCGACGCGGGCGGAGCGACGGCCGTCCATGGCGCTCACATTCTGGCAATCGACCCTCGGCAAGAAGATCGTCATGGGCGTGACCGGTCTGATCATGATCGGCTACCTCTGTGCCCACCTGCTCGGAAACATGAAGATCTTCTTCGGTCCCGGGGAGTTCAACGGCTACGGACACTGGCTGCGTGTCATGGGGGCGCCCGTCCTGCACCATGAATGGGGCCTGTGGATCGCCCGTATCGTCCTCGTCGCCGCGGTGATCCTGCACGGTGTGTCCGCCTACCAGCTGAGCAGGCGCGACATCAAGGCTCGCCCGCAGAGCTACGTCCATGCCAAGCCACGGATGAGCTATGCAACCCGGACCATGCGCTGGGGCGGGGTGATCCTGGCCCTGTTCATCGTGTGGCACATCCTGGACCTCACCACCGGCACCACGCACAGCGGCGGATTCCAGGAGGGCCATCCGTACCAGAACGTGGTGGACACCTTCTCCACCTGGTACGGGAACGTCATCTACATCGTGGCGATGCTGGCCATGGGCATGCACGTCCAGCACGGCTTCTGGAGCGCCGCGCAGACCCTGGGCGCGGGCAGCCGCACCCGTGACCGTGCCCTCAAGGCCACTGCCAATGGGCTGGCGATCGTTCTCACCGCCGGGTTCATCTCGATACCCGTCGGTGTCATGACCGGAGTGGTGAGCTGACCATGACCTCGTACAGCGAATACACCGAGTACACCGTCGGCGAGCCGATCGAGGACGAGCTGGCCCCCTCCGGGCCGGTCAGCGAGCGCTGGGACACCCGCCGCTTCCAGGCCAAGCTGGTCAACCCCGCCAACCGCCGCAAGCACACCATCATCGTGGTGGGCACCGGCCTGGCCGGTGGCGCCGCCGGCGCCACCCTGGCCGAGCAGGGCTACCACGTGGTGCAGTTCTGCTACCAGGACTCGCCGCGCCGGGCCCACTCCATCGCCGCCCAGGGCGGGATCAACGCGGCGAAGAACTACCGCAATGACGGCGACTCGATCCACCGGCTGTTCTACGACACCGTCAAGGGCGGCGACTTCCGCGCCCGCGAGTCCAATGTCCACCGCCTGGCGCAGATCTCGGTGGAGATCATCGACCAGTGCGTGGCCCAGGGCGTGCCCTTCGCCCGGGAGTACGGCGGTCTGCTGGACACCCGCTCGTTCGGCGGTGTGCAGGTCTCCCGCACCTTCTACGCCCGCGGTCAGACGGGCCAGCAGTTGCTGCTCGGCGCCTATCAGGCGCTGTCCCGCCAGATCGCGGCGGGCAATGTGGAGATGCACGCCCGCAC is from Streptomyces hygroscopicus and encodes:
- a CDS encoding succinate dehydrogenase, which gives rise to MALTFWQSTLGKKIVMGVTGLIMIGYLCAHLLGNMKIFFGPGEFNGYGHWLRVMGAPVLHHEWGLWIARIVLVAAVILHGVSAYQLSRRDIKARPQSYVHAKPRMSYATRTMRWGGVILALFIVWHILDLTTGTTHSGGFQEGHPYQNVVDTFSTWYGNVIYIVAMLAMGMHVQHGFWSAAQTLGAGSRTRDRALKATANGLAIVLTAGFISIPVGVMTGVVS